A genomic region of Candidatus Marimicrobium litorale contains the following coding sequences:
- a CDS encoding TetR/AcrR family transcriptional regulator gives MNSNSTILLNMSTVNTKQQKNPGARSARGERARAGLKAAALRVLERDGYHKMRIADVTTEAGVAQGLFYHYFSDLKSLTREVLTDFAMASSDPGAVEKNVPKGDWYARIFAHNLVIVRSYAKRPGILRCLLQLGDEDPEFSSLLRENYRNQLMWLVDLMPGLFPDVQFRPHQALFTVYSLAGIGEGLLREYFINESNTLRAADLSAEQFAELLSIMFYRALFLENPDQQQLNYTRNLTPMVRTH, from the coding sequence TTGAATTCAAATTCAACTATTTTATTGAATATGTCGACGGTAAATACCAAGCAACAGAAAAACCCGGGTGCTCGCAGTGCCCGCGGGGAGCGCGCGCGAGCGGGTTTGAAAGCGGCGGCATTGCGTGTGCTGGAGCGCGACGGCTACCACAAAATGCGTATTGCCGACGTGACGACGGAGGCGGGCGTGGCCCAGGGGCTTTTCTATCACTACTTTAGCGACCTGAAATCGCTCACCCGGGAAGTGCTCACTGATTTCGCCATGGCGAGCAGCGACCCGGGCGCAGTGGAAAAAAATGTGCCCAAGGGTGACTGGTATGCGCGTATCTTCGCACACAATTTGGTCATCGTTCGCAGCTACGCGAAGCGACCCGGGATATTGCGCTGCTTGTTGCAGTTGGGTGACGAGGATCCAGAATTTTCAAGCTTGTTGCGCGAAAACTACCGCAACCAATTGATGTGGCTTGTTGACCTGATGCCGGGCCTGTTCCCTGACGTTCAATTTCGGCCGCATCAGGCGCTCTTCACCGTGTATTCCCTCGCGGGCATCGGCGAAGGTCTGCTCCGCGAATATTTTATAAATGAGAGCAACACCCTGCGCGCAGCCGACCTGTCCGCAGAGCAGTTTGCAGAGTTACTCAGCATCATGTTTTACCGGGCGTTGTTTCTTGAAAATCCTGATCAACAACAGCTCAATTACACACGCAACCTGACGCCGATGGTCAGGACTCACTGA
- a CDS encoding acyl-CoA dehydrogenase family protein: MFVDYTEHQRELRKEFRDYFTNLIKPEYREELRNAESGDLYKTLIRKQGEDGMLAIGWPEEYGGRGLTESEQLIRYEEALLAGAPTPFVTLNTVGPAIISQGTEAQKKRFLPGIAAGEMHFSIGYTEPSAGTDLAALSTSAVKDGDHYLVNGSKIFTSGAEGADFVFLAVRTDPDVKKHKGISILVASTEDPGFSRGSIETLGGVHTNVTYYDNVKVPLDMIVGEENGGWRLITEQLNHERVGLAAWGIQGWKLFRDALAWARSTQTADGKRVIDDASAQRNIAEVYAHLEAMRVMNARMAWQLDQQEMNPVFPSAIKVYSTEIMIEICRLLMDVVGPHSLIAAGSDGNVIHGNLEHEYRRATINTFGGGVVEVLRGLVATHGLGMPSHR, translated from the coding sequence ATGTTCGTTGACTACACAGAGCACCAGCGAGAATTGCGCAAGGAATTTCGGGATTATTTCACCAACCTGATCAAGCCTGAATACCGCGAGGAGTTGCGCAACGCGGAAAGTGGCGACTTGTACAAAACGCTCATCCGAAAGCAGGGCGAGGACGGTATGCTGGCCATCGGCTGGCCTGAAGAATACGGTGGTCGCGGCTTGACTGAAAGCGAGCAACTCATCCGCTATGAAGAGGCATTACTGGCGGGCGCGCCCACCCCTTTCGTCACGCTGAACACGGTGGGCCCTGCCATTATAAGTCAGGGTACGGAAGCGCAGAAAAAACGATTTCTGCCAGGCATTGCCGCCGGCGAGATGCATTTTTCTATCGGCTACACAGAGCCCTCTGCCGGCACTGATCTCGCGGCACTGAGCACCTCTGCGGTAAAGGATGGAGACCACTACCTGGTCAACGGCAGCAAAATTTTTACCAGCGGGGCGGAGGGCGCCGACTTTGTCTTCCTCGCTGTACGCACTGACCCAGATGTCAAGAAACACAAAGGTATCTCCATATTGGTCGCCTCCACCGAGGATCCAGGATTTTCTCGTGGGTCTATTGAAACGCTTGGCGGTGTGCACACCAACGTCACATATTATGACAACGTGAAAGTGCCGCTTGACATGATTGTCGGGGAGGAAAACGGCGGTTGGCGACTGATTACCGAGCAACTTAACCACGAACGGGTAGGACTGGCTGCCTGGGGCATTCAGGGCTGGAAGCTGTTCCGGGACGCACTGGCCTGGGCACGCTCAACACAAACAGCAGACGGCAAGCGCGTGATTGATGATGCGAGCGCCCAACGCAACATTGCAGAAGTTTACGCTCACCTGGAGGCAATGCGGGTGATGAATGCGCGCATGGCGTGGCAATTGGACCAGCAGGAAATGAACCCGGTTTTTCCATCTGCCATCAAAGTGTACTCGACGGAAATAATGATTGAGATATGTCGATTGCTGATGGACGTCGTTGGCCCTCATTCTTTGATCGCGGCCGGCAGTGACGGCAATGTCATACACGGTAATTTGGAGCACGAGTACAGGCGCGCCACCATCAACACCTTTGGCGGCGGCGTAGTCGAAGTATTGCGCGGACTGGTTGCCACGCACGGCCTGGGAATGCCTTCGCACAGATAG